A part of Timaviella obliquedivisa GSE-PSE-MK23-08B genomic DNA contains:
- a CDS encoding pentapeptide repeat-containing protein, with protein MRIFQQLLGIVILFLILVTALPVPAQAASSAAIRAYDDAESTSKDYSGQSLIQAEFSDAKLKEANFSGADLRGAVFNGADLKNANLHAVDFSDGIAYITNLSGADLTDAILNSAMMLKTSFRDAKVTGADFTDAVLDRTQTLQLCQTASGVNPITGVDTRESLGCS; from the coding sequence ATGCGTATTTTCCAGCAGTTGCTTGGCATCGTTATTTTGTTCTTGATTCTGGTGACAGCACTTCCTGTTCCTGCTCAAGCCGCCAGTTCAGCAGCAATTCGAGCCTATGATGACGCTGAATCAACTAGTAAAGATTATTCAGGACAAAGTTTAATTCAAGCCGAATTTAGCGATGCCAAACTCAAAGAAGCCAACTTTAGTGGTGCAGACCTGCGGGGAGCCGTATTTAATGGAGCCGATCTAAAAAATGCCAACCTCCACGCCGTCGATTTTAGCGATGGCATTGCCTACATTACCAACTTGTCGGGCGCAGACTTGACCGATGCGATCTTGAATTCTGCCATGATGCTAAAGACAAGCTTTCGAGATGCAAAAGTGACTGGCGCTGACTTTACCGATGCTGTCCTCGATCGCACTCAAACGCTGCAACTTTGCCAAACTGCGAGTGGTGTGAATCCGATCACTGGCGTAGATACGAGAGAGTCTCTTGGCTGCTCCTAA
- a CDS encoding helix-turn-helix transcriptional regulator: MQDSYPQRLRSLLQQAHIPSLKALSHAANVSEWQVRQLRRGQVAKMRVESLHKLAQALQVSMVELVEKFSELAIATPTDSNFQQEYQRLQLQLQQQRESLQQEFQNTSLQILESWLIQYPTAAYAAQQKDVSASRLLPLMRPIEQLIEAWGLAAIAPVGAEVDYDPQLHQLMEGHAEVGDRVKVRYTGYRQGEKLLYRAKVSPVKPAEN, translated from the coding sequence ATGCAAGATTCCTACCCGCAGCGGTTGCGATCGCTCCTACAACAAGCGCACATTCCCAGCCTCAAAGCTCTTAGCCACGCGGCTAATGTTTCTGAGTGGCAAGTCAGGCAGCTTCGTCGAGGGCAAGTAGCGAAAATGCGGGTGGAGTCGTTGCATAAATTAGCCCAAGCGCTGCAAGTTTCTATGGTTGAACTGGTGGAAAAGTTTTCTGAACTGGCGATTGCCACTCCCACTGATTCTAACTTTCAGCAAGAATACCAAAGGCTCCAACTTCAACTTCAACAGCAGCGAGAAAGCCTGCAACAAGAGTTTCAGAACACAAGCCTACAAATTTTAGAATCTTGGCTAATTCAGTACCCAACAGCAGCTTATGCAGCACAGCAAAAGGACGTTTCTGCCAGCCGACTATTGCCGCTGATGCGTCCGATCGAGCAATTGATTGAAGCTTGGGGGCTGGCAGCGATCGCTCCGGTCGGTGCAGAGGTCGACTACGATCCTCAGCTTCATCAATTAATGGAAGGTCATGCTGAAGTGGGCGATCGGGTGAAAGTGCGCTACACCGGATATCGGCAGGGCGAAAAATTGCTGTATCGCGCCAAAGTTAGCCCCGTTAAACCCGCAGAAAATTAA
- a CDS encoding pentapeptide repeat-containing protein gives MANEEHLSLLRQGRGTWNRWRIQNPSIYPDLSMAELSEFFLFGINLSHANLLGAHLFKTNLLGANLKSANLQDTDLRDAELIGANLTQANLSRANLSWANLSKAKLVEATLNQADLSRANLSRTDFSRAQALGTNFSSTVLTGACIANLEIDATTNLEGAIASCLFLGSSRQNPNLMGFSQALIPNDFSQLLQTMVESVAARA, from the coding sequence ATGGCAAACGAAGAACATCTATCTTTATTAAGGCAAGGCAGAGGAACTTGGAATCGTTGGAGAATTCAAAATCCATCTATTTATCCTGATTTGAGTATGGCTGAGCTAAGCGAATTTTTTCTGTTTGGCATCAATCTTAGTCATGCCAATCTATTGGGTGCCCATCTCTTTAAAACAAACCTTTTGGGCGCAAATCTTAAAAGCGCTAACCTTCAAGATACTGACCTGCGGGATGCCGAGTTGATTGGCGCAAACTTAACTCAGGCAAACTTGAGTCGGGCAAACCTGAGTTGGGCGAACCTGAGCAAGGCAAAGCTAGTGGAAGCTACCTTAAACCAAGCTGATTTAAGTCGTGCCAACCTCAGTAGAACAGACTTTAGCCGTGCTCAAGCCCTAGGGACTAACTTTAGTAGCACTGTGCTGACGGGCGCTTGCATTGCTAATTTAGAAATTGATGCAACGACTAACTTGGAAGGGGCGATCGCCTCTTGTCTATTCTTAGGCTCATCTCGTCAAAACCCTAACCTTATGGGCTTTAGCCAAGCTTTGATCCCAAATGACTTTAGCCAACTTCTCCAAACCATGGTGGAATCGGTAGCTGCTCGGGCTTAG
- a CDS encoding Uma2 family endonuclease encodes MVQTSEKTLTLEEFLALPETKPASEYIDGQVSQKPMPQGKHSRLQSKLVPTINTIVEPQRLAVAFPELRCTFGGRSTVPDISVFTYDRIPLDDRGRVGDVFTAAPDWTIEILSPAQSQNRVTRNIIHCLDQGCQLGWLLDPEDETVLAYPPGKSPEFFEDPADLLPVPDFAKDLKLTLEELFNFLRV; translated from the coding sequence ATGGTTCAAACTTCTGAGAAGACCTTAACCCTAGAGGAGTTTTTGGCATTACCCGAAACGAAACCTGCCAGTGAATACATTGATGGGCAAGTGAGCCAAAAACCCATGCCCCAAGGAAAACACAGCAGATTACAGAGCAAGTTAGTGCCCACCATTAATACCATTGTTGAACCCCAGCGACTTGCTGTTGCTTTTCCAGAACTAAGATGCACCTTTGGAGGGCGATCGACGGTTCCTGACATTTCAGTATTTACGTACGACAGAATTCCACTGGACGATCGCGGCAGAGTAGGAGACGTGTTCACAGCAGCGCCCGACTGGACAATTGAGATTCTTTCACCCGCTCAAAGTCAAAATCGCGTGACTCGAAATATTATTCACTGCCTTGATCAGGGCTGCCAGTTGGGCTGGCTGCTTGATCCAGAAGATGAAACGGTCTTGGCTTATCCGCCGGGCAAGTCGCCTGAGTTTTTTGAAGACCCAGCCGACTTGCTGCCTGTCCCAGACTTTGCCAAAGATCTGAAGCTTACTCTGGAAGAGTTGTTTAATTTTCTGCGGGTTTAA
- a CDS encoding SagB/ThcOx family dehydrogenase, which produces MSDHSLSLAQHYHERTKYHPGALPNRQIDWANQPSPFKEYKIGTPFDLKPYLSDKLDLTTEELNWRRLSRFLFCSYGLTIKMMAQNGEPIYFRAAPSAGGLYPAEIYLISRGTPMMPAGLYNYQPQFHSLLHFWDSEVWSALQSACFWHPTLEATQFALVTTAVFYRSAWRYEDRAYRRILLDTGHLLGNFELAGALNDYRPCLIGGFADESMNQLLYLDTEQEGTTTVMAIADLLDVQQNLSLAPTALPSASVTDYPKIADGDLLKFCHAASQIPQGEKSVTVKDLAIAPALEVTENPSTDKYNFPFCLKVSTQTVPIDWGKNLEGLDSTLLKRRSTRAYQGTNLTSDELKALLDFTYQPQNYIEQNLDRTPDYFNLSLIETFIAVSGVEGLEEGCYYYAPKVQELRQIRFKNFRQELHMLCLGQNLGRDAGAVLFHTADLQRAIAQYGDRAYRYLHMDAGHLGQRLNLAAVRLGLGVSGIAGFFDDQVNEILGIPGDEAVLYITTLGRAQ; this is translated from the coding sequence ATGTCAGATCATTCTCTCTCCCTTGCCCAGCATTACCACGAACGCACAAAGTATCATCCTGGTGCTTTACCCAATCGGCAAATAGACTGGGCAAACCAGCCTAGCCCATTTAAAGAGTACAAAATCGGCACCCCGTTCGACCTCAAGCCTTATCTATCGGACAAATTAGACCTAACGACCGAAGAGTTGAACTGGCGGCGGCTCTCTCGCTTCCTGTTTTGCAGCTATGGCTTGACTATTAAAATGATGGCGCAGAATGGTGAACCTATTTATTTCAGGGCTGCTCCTTCTGCGGGCGGGCTGTATCCAGCAGAGATTTACTTGATTTCACGCGGTACTCCTATGATGCCTGCGGGACTCTATAATTATCAACCTCAGTTTCATTCATTGCTGCACTTTTGGGACAGCGAAGTTTGGTCGGCATTACAAAGCGCTTGCTTTTGGCACCCAACGTTAGAAGCCACTCAGTTTGCTTTGGTCACCACTGCTGTGTTCTATCGTTCGGCTTGGCGTTATGAAGACAGAGCTTATCGACGCATTCTTTTGGATACGGGGCATCTGCTGGGTAATTTTGAACTGGCGGGAGCATTAAACGATTATCGACCTTGCTTGATTGGGGGCTTTGCTGATGAGTCGATGAATCAGTTGCTTTATTTGGATACTGAGCAAGAGGGCACGACGACGGTGATGGCGATCGCAGATTTGTTAGATGTGCAGCAAAATCTGTCATTAGCGCCGACGGCTTTACCTTCTGCATCAGTGACCGATTATCCTAAAATTGCCGATGGTGATTTGTTGAAGTTTTGCCATGCTGCAAGCCAAATTCCTCAGGGCGAAAAATCGGTTACTGTCAAAGATTTGGCGATCGCTCCTGCTCTTGAAGTTACAGAAAACCCATCAACAGACAAGTACAATTTTCCTTTTTGCCTAAAAGTATCGACTCAAACTGTTCCAATAGACTGGGGCAAGAACTTAGAAGGCTTAGATAGCACTCTGCTCAAACGCCGTTCTACTCGGGCTTATCAAGGTACAAACCTAACTTCAGATGAACTCAAAGCTCTGCTCGACTTTACCTATCAACCCCAAAATTACATTGAGCAAAATCTCGATCGCACTCCCGACTATTTTAATTTGAGTTTGATCGAAACTTTCATTGCTGTGTCAGGAGTTGAAGGGTTAGAAGAAGGCTGCTATTATTACGCCCCCAAAGTTCAGGAACTCCGCCAAATTCGCTTCAAAAACTTTCGGCAAGAGCTACATATGCTCTGCTTAGGGCAAAACTTAGGACGAGATGCAGGGGCAGTGCTTTTCCATACCGCTGATTTACAAAGGGCGATCGCTCAGTATGGCGATCGGGCTTACCGTTACTTACACATGGATGCGGGGCATCTAGGGCAACGCCTCAACCTCGCGGCGGTTCGACTGGGCTTAGGCGTAAGCGGTATCGCTGGCTTTTTTGATGACCAAGTGAATGAGATTTTGGGAATTCCGGGAGATGAGGCGGTGCTGTACATTACAACATTAGGACGAGCGCAGTAA
- a CDS encoding 16S rRNA (cytosine(967)-C(5))-methyltransferase — protein MSDRHPSQPSRSPDRSTRDRSTRDRSAREYAFLALRAVHSGAFADVALDQVLRQTSLNAPDRRLVTELVYGSVRRQRTLDALVGQFATQSIDRQPTDLRLMLHLGLYQLRYLDHIPASAAVDTTVEMIKQNGFKGLAGFANGLLRQYIRLAEKGDPLVLPDAPATRLGIFHSYPNWIVEVWLEQFGIAATEELCAWFNRSPHIDLRINPLKTSLEQVEAAMQSAEIAVQRVPPLPQALRLPQGTGNIQNLSGFAEGWWSVQDCSAQLVGHLLDPQPGETVIDACAAPGGKTTHIAELMQDQGVIWGCDRQASRLKKLQENADRLQIHAIQIHAEDSRNQPQFIGKGDRVLLDAPCSGLGTLHRHADARWRQTPESVQKLAHLQTELLNQSATWVKPQGTLVYATCTLHATENEAVIERFLQDFPQWQIVPPESGHLAEQFVTERGWLKVLPHQQNMDGFFMVRLRRA, from the coding sequence ATGAGCGATCGTCACCCGTCTCAACCTTCTCGATCGCCCGATCGTTCGACCCGTGATCGTTCGACCCGTGATCGTTCTGCCCGGGAATACGCCTTTCTGGCTCTCCGCGCTGTTCATAGCGGCGCTTTTGCCGATGTTGCCCTCGATCAAGTCCTGCGCCAAACCTCTCTGAATGCGCCCGATCGCCGCTTAGTGACTGAGTTGGTTTATGGCAGCGTTCGCCGACAGAGAACATTGGATGCCCTAGTCGGTCAATTTGCTACTCAATCAATTGACCGACAGCCCACAGATTTGCGGCTGATGCTGCACCTGGGGCTTTATCAGTTACGCTATCTCGACCACATCCCCGCCTCTGCCGCCGTCGATACAACGGTAGAGATGATCAAACAGAATGGCTTTAAGGGGCTGGCTGGGTTTGCGAATGGCTTGCTGCGGCAGTACATTCGCCTCGCTGAAAAGGGCGATCCTTTGGTGCTGCCAGATGCTCCGGCGACAAGGCTAGGAATCTTTCACAGTTATCCTAACTGGATTGTCGAGGTCTGGTTAGAGCAGTTTGGGATTGCAGCTACCGAGGAACTGTGTGCCTGGTTTAATCGATCGCCCCATATTGATCTTCGTATCAATCCCTTAAAAACATCCCTCGAACAAGTCGAAGCAGCAATGCAATCCGCCGAGATAGCCGTCCAGCGCGTACCGCCCTTGCCCCAAGCGCTCCGGCTGCCTCAGGGCACTGGCAACATTCAAAATCTTTCTGGCTTTGCTGAAGGCTGGTGGTCGGTGCAAGACTGTAGCGCGCAACTGGTGGGACATTTGCTCGATCCTCAGCCTGGAGAAACAGTCATTGATGCCTGTGCCGCTCCTGGCGGAAAAACCACGCATATTGCTGAACTGATGCAAGACCAAGGCGTGATTTGGGGCTGCGATCGCCAAGCCTCACGTCTTAAAAAGCTTCAAGAAAACGCCGATCGTCTTCAGATCCACGCAATTCAAATTCATGCTGAAGACAGCCGCAATCAACCGCAGTTTATTGGCAAAGGCGATCGCGTCCTTTTAGATGCCCCCTGTTCGGGCTTAGGCACTCTCCATCGCCATGCCGATGCCCGCTGGCGACAAACTCCTGAATCTGTTCAAAAGCTGGCTCACCTCCAAACTGAGTTGCTTAATCAAAGTGCTACTTGGGTCAAGCCCCAGGGCACCCTGGTCTATGCCACTTGTACGCTACACGCTACCGAAAACGAAGCGGTAATTGAACGGTTCCTACAAGACTTTCCTCAGTGGCAGATTGTCCCTCCTGAATCAGGTCATCTAGCCGAACAGTTTGTTACAGAACGAGGGTGGCTCAAGGTATTGCCTCATCAACAGAACATGGACGGATTCTTTATGGTTCGCTTGAGACGAGCATAA
- a CDS encoding HDIG domain-containing protein — MLAIAILSLTSAIGYRFYDEPQLAVGTIAPQTLKAPATVRIIDQYTTEANRKAARTAGVSVLMIDKPINQEIYQTLQTLLQEGDDLRQQVGKLPFVEPSLLSTTAQRYLRQAPEWQWQATIAKIEGKAEGKDDNETNSSLLNSPRSRALTDLASSSQELAILELQNYRRAATADDFSALKGVIGLARQRYAAALLSLPSSANEENFYDSTLFNLTDPEWAQTKATVRQTLERMLTQGIAPGIPPALLDQAIKVQLDANVSANVQPQAGKILAAIVRPNLTQDIEQTKFQAEQAALSVKDVMVAARRGDTIVRQGEQISQEDFVLLDHFGMSRRRINWLGLIGFGGLVSGTVAVFLVIERKFHPGLRRRDRLLILLLTLTAPVISALGLPATSLPVIGLLVGSFYGSALGITVIGLLTVILPIGMEIAPINLVAGAVGSLVGAIMAEKLRSREELALLGGIVGLTQGIVYLILTLISSSATSAVWYVVLTSAALQSLIGIVWSVVALGISPYLEQLFDLVTPIRLSELSNPNRPLLERLASVTPGTFQHTLFVATLAEAAARALGCSVELVRAGTLYHDIGKMHDPLGFIENQMGGINKHDEIDNPWLSAALIKKHVTEGIVMARRCRLPKAIQSFIPEHQGTMLISYFYYQALQEAKENPGLVVNEADFRYDGPIPQSRETGIVMLADSCEAALRSLKDASSEEALAMVNRILRARWQDNQLLESGLSREEMTRIAEIFVQVWLQFNHQRIPYPKAALSPQVSA; from the coding sequence GTGCTGGCGATCGCCATCCTCTCGCTGACCAGTGCCATTGGCTATCGCTTCTACGACGAACCTCAGTTAGCAGTCGGCACCATCGCTCCCCAAACTCTCAAAGCTCCTGCGACGGTGAGAATTATTGATCAGTACACAACTGAAGCCAACCGCAAGGCTGCTCGAACTGCGGGGGTGTCTGTCCTGATGATTGATAAGCCAATCAATCAAGAAATTTATCAAACCCTGCAAACGCTGTTGCAAGAAGGCGACGACTTACGGCAGCAAGTTGGTAAATTGCCTTTTGTCGAACCCTCGCTGCTCTCCACAACTGCTCAACGCTATCTTCGCCAGGCTCCTGAATGGCAATGGCAAGCCACGATCGCCAAGATTGAAGGCAAGGCTGAGGGCAAAGACGACAACGAAACTAATAGTAGCCTGCTCAATTCTCCTCGTTCTCGGGCACTGACCGATTTAGCTAGTTCCTCCCAAGAACTGGCTATTTTAGAACTTCAAAACTATCGCCGTGCTGCCACTGCCGATGATTTCTCTGCTTTGAAGGGCGTAATTGGGCTGGCTCGTCAACGATATGCTGCGGCATTGCTCTCGCTGCCCAGCAGTGCCAATGAAGAAAATTTTTATGACTCTACTCTTTTCAATCTCACTGATCCTGAATGGGCGCAAACCAAAGCCACTGTTCGGCAAACCCTTGAGCGAATGTTGACCCAAGGCATTGCGCCAGGCATTCCTCCTGCTTTGCTCGACCAAGCAATTAAAGTTCAGCTAGATGCCAACGTGTCAGCCAATGTTCAACCCCAAGCTGGCAAAATACTAGCAGCGATCGTTAGACCCAACTTGACTCAAGACATTGAGCAGACGAAGTTCCAAGCCGAACAAGCCGCCCTATCTGTGAAAGATGTAATGGTGGCGGCTCGTCGGGGAGATACAATCGTTCGGCAAGGTGAACAAATTTCTCAGGAAGATTTTGTTCTACTAGACCATTTTGGGATGAGCCGACGACGAATTAATTGGCTAGGGCTAATTGGCTTTGGCGGGTTAGTAAGTGGCACGGTTGCGGTCTTCCTGGTAATTGAGCGTAAATTTCACCCTGGCTTGCGCCGCCGCGATCGCCTCCTCATTTTGCTACTCACTCTAACGGCTCCAGTCATTTCTGCCCTCGGCTTGCCCGCCACCAGCCTACCTGTAATTGGTCTACTGGTAGGCAGCTTTTACGGCTCGGCTTTAGGCATCACCGTCATTGGGCTATTGACTGTGATTTTGCCGATCGGCATGGAAATTGCTCCTATCAACTTAGTTGCGGGCGCAGTAGGCAGTTTAGTGGGAGCTATTATGGCAGAAAAGCTGCGTTCCCGTGAAGAACTGGCTCTCTTAGGCGGCATCGTGGGCTTAACCCAGGGTATTGTGTATTTAATTCTGACCTTAATCAGTAGTTCTGCGACCAGTGCCGTCTGGTATGTTGTCCTCACTTCAGCCGCACTCCAAAGCCTGATTGGGATTGTCTGGAGCGTCGTTGCTCTCGGCATCAGCCCTTACTTGGAGCAGCTTTTCGACCTAGTTACCCCCATTCGCCTCTCAGAACTTTCCAACCCCAATCGTCCTTTGTTAGAACGGCTTGCCTCGGTTACCCCTGGCACCTTTCAGCACACCCTGTTCGTGGCAACTCTTGCCGAGGCTGCTGCCCGCGCCTTAGGATGCAGCGTAGAACTAGTACGAGCCGGAACACTGTATCATGACATCGGCAAAATGCATGACCCGCTGGGTTTTATTGAAAACCAAATGGGCGGAATTAACAAGCACGATGAAATTGATAATCCTTGGCTCAGTGCAGCATTGATTAAAAAACATGTTACAGAAGGAATTGTCATGGCGCGCCGCTGTCGGTTGCCCAAAGCGATTCAATCTTTTATTCCTGAGCACCAAGGGACAATGTTGATTTCTTATTTTTACTATCAGGCGCTTCAAGAAGCTAAAGAAAACCCCGGACTCGTGGTGAATGAAGCGGATTTTCGCTATGACGGTCCGATTCCCCAGAGCCGAGAAACAGGCATTGTCATGTTGGCAGACTCGTGTGAAGCTGCATTACGATCGCTAAAAGATGCATCTTCGGAGGAGGCTCTAGCGATGGTCAACCGCATTTTACGGGCGCGCTGGCAAGATAATCAGCTACTTGAGTCGGGTTTAAGCCGCGAAGAAATGACCCGCATTGCCGAAATTTTTGTTCAGGTTTGGCTTCAGTTTAATCATCAGCGCATTCCCTACCCTAAGGCGGCGTTAAGCCCCCAGGTCAGCGCATAA
- a CDS encoding NAD(P)H-quinone oxidoreductase subunit O, translating to MAVKKGDVVRAIREKLENSLEAKASDTRFPPYLFETKGEVLDAKGDYVLVKFGYVPAPNIWLRADQLETI from the coding sequence ATGGCAGTCAAAAAAGGCGATGTTGTTCGTGCCATCCGAGAAAAACTGGAAAACAGTCTGGAGGCAAAAGCCAGCGATACTCGCTTCCCACCCTATCTATTTGAGACTAAAGGCGAAGTTTTAGATGCAAAAGGCGACTATGTCTTAGTAAAGTTTGGCTATGTGCCTGCGCCTAATATTTGGCTAAGGGCAGATCAGCTAGAGACGATCTAA
- the mdh gene encoding malate dehydrogenase: MTDSLHHSHKVSIVGAGNVGSTLAQRVAEKNLADVVLFDIVLGRPQGVALDLMEAAGIEGHSRKLTGTNDYADTVNSDIIVITAGLPRKPGMTRDDLLKTNAQIVRDAAIGAIAHSPNALIIVVTNPLDVMTYVAWQVTQLPTYQVMGMAGILDSARFQTFIALELGISPQAVNAMVLGSHGDLMVPLPAYSTVSGIPITELMDQGAIDRLIERTCNGGAEIVGLLQTGGAYYAPASSACLMVETILLNQPRILPVTAYLQGEYGLSDLFLGMPTRLGRAGIEKIFELTLTESEKDALSLSAQKVRQNIDRVIEFL, from the coding sequence ATGACAGATTCGCTTCACCATTCTCACAAAGTTTCTATTGTTGGAGCGGGTAATGTAGGCAGCACTTTGGCACAGCGAGTTGCCGAGAAGAATTTGGCTGATGTTGTGCTGTTTGATATTGTTTTAGGTCGCCCCCAAGGGGTAGCGCTTGACTTAATGGAAGCTGCTGGCATTGAAGGACATAGCCGCAAGCTGACTGGAACAAACGACTATGCTGACACTGTCAATTCAGACATTATTGTGATTACAGCCGGGTTGCCGCGTAAACCTGGAATGACCCGGGATGATTTACTGAAAACAAACGCTCAAATTGTCAGGGATGCTGCGATCGGGGCGATCGCCCATTCTCCAAACGCTCTCATCATCGTCGTTACCAATCCTTTAGATGTCATGACCTACGTGGCATGGCAAGTAACCCAGCTTCCCACTTATCAAGTCATGGGGATGGCAGGCATTTTAGATTCTGCCCGGTTCCAAACCTTTATTGCTCTGGAGCTAGGAATTTCTCCTCAAGCGGTCAATGCCATGGTTTTGGGGAGCCACGGCGACCTGATGGTGCCGCTCCCGGCATATTCTACCGTCAGCGGTATCCCCATTACAGAGTTGATGGATCAAGGGGCGATCGATCGCTTAATTGAACGAACCTGCAATGGCGGTGCCGAAATTGTCGGGCTGCTGCAAACCGGAGGCGCTTACTATGCGCCTGCCTCATCGGCTTGCCTAATGGTAGAAACAATTTTGTTAAACCAGCCTCGCATTTTACCCGTCACTGCCTATTTGCAAGGAGAGTACGGCTTAAGCGACCTATTTCTAGGAATGCCAACTCGTTTAGGCAGAGCCGGAATAGAAAAAATTTTTGAACTAACTTTAACAGAAAGTGAGAAAGACGCTCTAAGCCTGTCTGCACAAAAGGTTCGGCAAAATATAGATCGGGTCATTGAGTTCCTCTGA
- the aroQ gene encoding type II 3-dehydroquinate dehydratase, which translates to MESILVLHGPNLNLLGKREPGVYGVITLNDIQGLLEADAEALQVKVAMLQSNHEGVLIDAIHGAIAVHQGILINPGAYTHTSVAIRDAIAGVAIPTVEVHLSNIHRREEFRHHSYIAPVAIGQISGFGAESYRLGLRALVQHLRI; encoded by the coding sequence TTGGAAAGCATATTAGTTTTACACGGCCCTAACCTGAATCTCTTGGGCAAACGAGAGCCTGGAGTTTATGGTGTAATTACCTTAAACGATATCCAAGGCTTGTTAGAAGCGGATGCAGAAGCGCTTCAGGTGAAAGTAGCGATGCTTCAGTCTAACCATGAAGGGGTTTTGATTGATGCAATTCATGGCGCGATCGCTGTCCACCAGGGCATCTTAATTAATCCAGGAGCCTATACTCATACCAGTGTCGCAATTCGAGATGCGATTGCTGGGGTTGCCATTCCAACTGTAGAAGTCCATCTCAGCAATATCCATCGCCGTGAAGAATTTCGCCATCATTCTTACATTGCTCCGGTGGCGATCGGGCAGATTAGCGGATTTGGAGCAGAGAGCTATCGCTTAGGATTACGCGCGTTAGTGCAGCATTTACGAATATAG